A genome region from Streptomyces sp. V3I8 includes the following:
- a CDS encoding cytochrome P450 — translation MTRTDEPLRFPFTSKHPMLPPDEFGRLRAECPVARATLANGHQVWLVTRHAEVRKVLSDPRFSREAITRPDAPRLLPVASGSKSIFVMDPPEHTRLRALVGRVFTTRQVETLRPRVTELTRQMVGRMVELGPPADLVEHLAQPLPLTVICEMLGVPPQDHTLFQGWTDVMLSVSAHSMAEVGAAAAELRRYLGELIAAKQRESADDLLTVLIAARDENDSLSTEELVAFAETMLMAGYHATTSEIAHGVLTLTERPQTVRRLLERRGELPAAVDELLRFSQAGGGVGPIRIALEDMEIGGVQVRAGEAVLPCINSANRDEQVFTDAAELDLTRTHNPHLAFGHGIHHCLGAHLGRIELTVVLDELFTQLGAFRLAVAHDELSWSANRAFTRPDTLPLTW, via the coding sequence ATGACACGAACCGACGAACCGCTCCGCTTCCCGTTCACCAGCAAGCATCCGATGCTTCCGCCGGACGAGTTCGGCCGGCTGCGCGCCGAATGCCCGGTCGCCCGGGCCACCTTGGCCAACGGCCACCAGGTGTGGCTGGTGACCCGGCACGCGGAGGTGCGCAAGGTGCTGTCCGATCCACGGTTCAGCCGCGAGGCGATCACCCGGCCGGACGCGCCCAGGCTCCTTCCGGTGGCCTCCGGCTCCAAGTCGATCTTCGTGATGGACCCGCCGGAGCACACCCGGCTGCGCGCCCTGGTGGGCCGGGTGTTCACGACCCGTCAGGTCGAGACGCTCCGGCCGCGGGTGACGGAACTGACCCGGCAGATGGTGGGCCGGATGGTCGAGCTCGGCCCGCCGGCGGATCTCGTCGAGCACCTCGCGCAGCCGCTGCCCCTCACGGTGATCTGCGAGATGCTGGGCGTGCCGCCGCAGGACCACACGCTCTTCCAGGGCTGGACGGACGTGATGCTCAGCGTCAGCGCCCACTCCATGGCCGAGGTCGGCGCCGCCGCCGCCGAACTGCGCCGCTACCTGGGTGAGCTCATCGCCGCCAAGCAGCGCGAGTCCGCGGACGACCTGCTGACCGTCCTGATCGCCGCCCGGGACGAGAACGACTCGCTGAGCACCGAGGAACTGGTGGCGTTCGCGGAAACCATGCTGATGGCGGGCTACCACGCCACCACCTCCGAGATCGCGCACGGCGTGCTCACCCTGACCGAACGGCCACAGACCGTGCGCAGACTGCTCGAGCGGCGTGGCGAACTGCCCGCCGCCGTCGACGAGCTGCTCCGCTTCTCGCAGGCCGGCGGCGGTGTCGGCCCGATCCGGATCGCGTTGGAGGACATGGAGATCGGCGGGGTGCAGGTCAGGGCGGGCGAAGCGGTGCTGCCCTGCATCAACTCCGCCAACCGCGACGAACAGGTCTTCACCGACGCCGCGGAGCTGGACCTGACCCGGACACACAACCCGCATCTGGCCTTCGGGCACGGCATACACCACTGCCTCGGCGCGCACCTGGGCCGGATCGAACTCACCGTCGTACTGGACGAGCTGTTCACCCAGCTCGGTGCCTTCCGGCTCGCCGTGGCCCACGACGAACTGAGCTGGAGCGCGAACCGCGCGTTCACCCGCCCGGACACCCTCCCGCTCACCTGGTGA
- a CDS encoding SDR family NAD(P)-dependent oxidoreductase produces the protein MAEHRTALITGANRGLGRAVAAELADRGLRVLATARDGRAAVRTAEELGPRVSGHELDVSDPRSVRRAAGRLPAVDVLVCNAGVLLDGGRDVLTEPLELVRDTLEVNLLGGWRVVQAFVPGMVRRGWGRVVFVSSGTGSFRLGLWAGAPAYSLSKAAVNALTTMLADRTADTGVLVNAVNPGRVRTRMVPDAERTAQEAAVDIADAATLPDGGPTGAFLRDGEHLGW, from the coding sequence GTGGCCGAACACCGTACCGCCCTGATCACGGGGGCCAACCGAGGCCTTGGCCGGGCCGTCGCCGCCGAACTCGCCGATCGTGGCCTGCGCGTCCTTGCGACCGCGCGCGACGGCCGGGCCGCCGTGCGCACGGCCGAGGAGCTGGGGCCGCGGGTCAGCGGCCACGAACTGGACGTGAGCGACCCGCGCAGCGTGCGCCGGGCGGCCGGGCGGCTGCCCGCGGTGGATGTGCTCGTCTGCAACGCCGGAGTGCTGCTCGACGGCGGCCGGGACGTGCTCACCGAGCCCCTGGAGCTCGTGCGGGACACCTTGGAGGTGAACCTGCTGGGCGGCTGGCGCGTCGTGCAGGCGTTCGTTCCGGGGATGGTCCGGCGCGGCTGGGGCCGCGTGGTGTTCGTCTCCAGCGGCACCGGCTCCTTCCGGCTGGGCCTGTGGGCCGGCGCACCCGCCTATTCGCTGTCCAAGGCCGCCGTGAACGCGCTCACCACGATGCTGGCCGACCGGACGGCGGACACCGGAGTGCTGGTGAACGCGGTCAACCCCGGCCGGGTGCGGACGCGGATGGTGCCCGATGCCGAACGCACGGCCCAGGAGGCGGCGGTGGACATCGCGGATGCCGCCACGCTGCCGGACGGCGGCCCCACCGGGGCCTTCCTGCGCGACGGGGAGCACCTCGGATGGTGA